One genomic segment of Arachis duranensis cultivar V14167 chromosome 4, aradu.V14167.gnm2.J7QH, whole genome shotgun sequence includes these proteins:
- the LOC107486846 gene encoding LOW QUALITY PROTEIN: signal peptide peptidase-like 3 (The sequence of the model RefSeq protein was modified relative to this genomic sequence to represent the inferred CDS: inserted 1 base in 1 codon) produces MWRGRCHPAQAVLFVFVFVIAVAAAADDVKRDDVRAPKSQSCDNPFQLVKVKNWVDGEEGRVYNGVTARFGSSLPESAENSDPAPAILPYPIDCCSASTSKLSGSVALCVRGGCDFTTKAAFVQSGGASAMLVINDAEDLFEMVCSNSTEVSISIPVVMITKSAGDALNKSLTSGSRVEILLYAPPRPLVDFSVTFLWLMSVGTTVCGSLWSDLTAPNQSDERYNELCPKESSNGETAKDDSDKEIVNIDTKGAIIFVITASTFLVLLFFFMSSWFIWVLIVVFCIGGIEGMHSCIVSLSLRYNQCIFPSFSSWKGKSXFWAATRQQSYSWIGQDILGICLMITVLQLARLPNIKVATVLLCCAFVYDVFWVFISPLIFHESVMITVARGDGAGGEAIPMLLRFPRLVDPWGGYDMIGFGDILFPGLLASFAHRFDKDKKKGALSGYFLWLIIGYGVGLIFTYLGLYLMNGHGQPALLYLVPCTLGVTIVLGYVRGELRCLWNYGTDFSSSLEPSEV; encoded by the exons ATGTGGCGTGGGAGGTGTCATCCTGCTCAGGCCGTCttgtttgtgtttgtgtttgtgATTGCCGTGGCAGCGGCTGCCGACGATGTTAAACGTGATGACGTCAGGGCTCCCAAGTCTCAATCCTGCGATAATCCCTTCCAGCTG GTGAAGGTGAAGAACTGGGTTGATGGCGAGGAAGGTCGGGTCTACAATGGAGTTACAGCTAGATTTGGCTCTTCACTGCCTGAGAGCGCTGAAAATAGTGATCCAGCCCCCGCCATTCTCCCTTATCCTATCGACTGCTGTTCTGCTTCCACTTCCAAG ttATCTGGTTCGGTTGCTCTCTGTGTGCGTGGTGGTTGTGACTTCACCACTAAAGCTGCATTTGTGCAGTCGGGAGGTGCTAGTGCCATGTTGGTGATAAATGATGCCGAAG ATCTCTTTGAGATGGTCTGCTCCAATAGCACCGAGGTAAGCATCTCAATCCCAGTTGTCATGATAACAAAGTCAGCGGGAGACGCTCTCAACAAATCCTTGACTTCTGGAAGCCGAG TGGAAATTCTGTTATATGCTCCCCCTCGCCCACTTGTAGACTTCTCAGTCACATTTTTGTGGTTGATGTCTGTTGGCACAACTGTATGTGGTTCACTTTGGTCAGACCTAACTGCTCCTAATCAGTCTGATGAACGCTATAATGAATTGTGTCCCAAG GAATCTTCAAATGGTGAAACGGCAAAAGATGATTCTGATAAGGAAATTGTGAACATCGATACGAAGGGTGCTATCATTTTTGTCATAACAGCATCAACTTTTCTTGTGCTGTTGTTCTTCTTCATGTCATCTTGGTTTATCTGGGTGCTGATTGTAGTTTTCTGTATTGGTGGCATTGAG GGGATGCACAGTTGTATTGTAAGCCTCTCTTTAAGGTACAATCAATGTATTTTTCCCTCCTTTTCCAGTTGGAAAGGTAAAT ATTTTTGGGCTGCTACTCGACAGCAATCATATTCATGGATTGGCCAAGATATTCTT GGCATCTGCTTGATGATAACAGTCTTGCAGTTGGCTAGACTACCTAATATTAAG GTTGCAACTGTACTCTTATGTTGTGCGTTTGTCTATGACGTCTTTTGGGTGTTCATATCTCCATTGATATTCCATGAGAGTGTTATGATAACG GTTGCTCGAGGTGACGGGGCTGGTGGGGAAGCGATTCCAATGCTTTTGAGATTTCCTCGTCTTGTTGATCCCTGGGGTGGTTATGACATGATTGGATTTGGAGATATTCTCTTTCCTGGTTTGCTTGCTTCCTTTGCCCATAG ATTTGACAAAGATAAGAAGAAGGGAGCATTAAGTGGATATTTTCTTTGGTTGATAATTGGCTATGGCGTGG GCCTCATATTCACATATTTGGGGCTTTATCTGATGAACGGACATGGACAGCCAGCACTTCTCTACCTCGTTCCCTGTACATTAG GTGTGACCATTGTATTGGGATATGTAAGAGGTGAGCTGAGGTGCCTTTGGAATTATGGGACAGACTTCTCGTCTTCCTTAGAGCCTTCTGAGGTTTAA